The genomic stretch ctACGACGCCGACGAATTGAGGTTCCTGTGTTTTCACCGACTCCCTCACGTACTGCTTCGATATTAACATTTGGACGACCATAGTGTTCGGCATTTCCAACGGATCCTATCTTctggaatttttaaattactcTCTCCACAATTGACGAAGTTAGAACACTATTCCGAccatattttgtatgaaattatcgCTACTGTTACCTATTGTTAACGGTAACGATCTTTTTCAAAGAACTAAGAGGTGTAATCATCCCTCACCgacttttttatgtatataaagacagttattataattcaaaacgaaattataaaagattCATTCAGTtccaattcatttttattatcttgaTAAACAAAGATTGCAACTTGACGTTTGATCACAGAACACAGTCGATTTAACAAACTTTTTCTAAgcccatgtctgtaaacgtcaaaaatcgcactgtcaacattcctcgtaaatgacatttaacaataacatgcacGTAATGACATCTCATAATATACAcgtgcgttttgagaagaaaacttaaacttcttgatttaattaaattacaatcaaatttttatttacgtaagactttatttggtctatttatacaaatgtcgtaaattaaaaaacataaaaacttttatcattagtgagatatatttaggattgaaagagtgatgcGCCTAAATGTAGAcagcacattatgcaatttcttCTATCATGTAACGCTTTCTTTTTACTAACTCTAAATTGTCAGCTgtagatttgttttttttttcaaggttGTCAACACTTTATAGCATAAATGGCGGTCAATTTAATTCTTGTGTTAATTTTGGGACAACATACTTTTGACTTCCAAATATTAATCTTCTGATTTCTCTTTTTTAGACCTCTAATATCTTGTTGTCCCTTTCAAACTTCAAAGTTGTTTACTTCCACctacaaaattgaattatttactgAAACACCTTGGTTGCTTTTTTATTTGATCCATAcatattttgtgatatttttttgcagTGAGATAATGGATGGGGAAGATGACTGTTTCAACAGTTATTGCTCGCGAGCAAGCCAAAGAAGTAATGGAGGAAGTACGGACTTCGGTGAAATGTCATTCATGATAGTAGATTACTTAAAGGAAGCTATGAaggtagaaaataaaattatatttcattgtaaactttttctaattttttaagactttcaatttatatttttaataaaataaaacatttatcatGTCACTAATATaactttaaaattcaaatttatgttatttgatGCTATATTTAGATCAAATTATAAACTTTACGCTCCCCGTTCGCGTTCAACATAAATTCAATAGATTATATATCCAAACACTCGCGTTGTTCCAACACCTAGTCAACGTGAAGTAGAACGTAACGTCAACGTCTCCTTTACTGGTAGAATACTTAATCAATCGAAATTACGTCGTTTGGAACATACCACTGGGCATATTATTCGAAGCACTTTACTTTGAAATCTTTCCAAAATGGTTAGATTTGAGTTGCTGCGCGCAAAGATCACGCCGCGCACGCGCGGTAAATTCGTCGCGGACGTGCGAATAGTAGCGTGAATGACATTTTGTGCCATTTACGCCAACACGTAGGTGCTCACTCATCTGGCATCATTGGGAGATTCGGATATTGATACTGAGCTATTTATAAGTGAAATTCAAAATCGTTACGTAATATTACGAGAGTgatcgtaatttaaaaaaaaaaagacatGGGAAGAcgataaaataattacaaagttAGTGCAAAGGATGGTCGAGAGGATGAATAAAGACAGAAAAAGTTAACCTGAATACAAAACTGCGTTATCCCTGGTTGAAGATTTAAAATGAATTCATCCACACTATAAAATGGATGCCAAAATGAAAACTAtggaagttttaaaaaaatacaagtcCAGAGCCACCCCGGAATAATTCATTGCAGCTAATTCATTCTTCTGAATAGTAATTTCCTAAATCTTGGTACTCACCACCTTTTATCCATTTTGTTATTGAGTGTATTGTGACGAAAAGACTATAAATTTGTCCAGATGACCTTAACCGATTCAATACGCAGCTTGCCTTCACtcaaggttactagaataatagaaggtttgtgaCAATAACAAAATGCCCAGTAGACAAGTTACGTGACCGGTTCACCGGTTTGTATAGCCAGATCAGCAAGAGATCACACACATCCTCATAACTCCAACATAATGTTAGTGAGGTTCTATTTGACATGCGCATGtcacaaaccttctattattctagtaaccttgtCTTCACTTTACAACTCAACACCAAACAATCCGTTATAACCAAAGGACTCAGATTTGTACTCCCGAGATTTTCGAAGACATAGTGTACAATACGCCGTTTACCGTTTTTAAATGTGACTTGAATTTCAGGTaagtgaaacacatttttcgtAGATTTCACATTCGTTAtagctattaatttttaaattccatCTGTATAATTGTAAAAtcatgttgaaaaataaataagacaactaaataactaaatcgttaacattaaatttcaatttttctttcagtgtattttataaaattatttttgataaataacttcGCAAGTTGTATATAAACATTCTTgtaaattgaaacatttatttttgagaccatttttagaattatcttaattttaaattctttgttttgttttttttagttgtttttcaagttttgggatatatttctccataaaacattctgttattattttttctgatttcacTTTATCCCATGctaacttttaaaaacaatatcgtttctatatttctcacagtgtatttttgttcattttttttaatcaactttcAACAATCAAATCAACAAATAAACCCCCTTGTACTTAGTTGACTGTTTCGTAAACTATCATAAAAATATGGGGTTGAAATTGTAGTATATAAGTGTattgtttgtaaatataattttaatttaatttatataaattttcttttgttaattttagcaaataagtttttgaaaaattgtacatatattaaacgttttataaaaaaaatggaaaaggttgtttatttattatatttcctacaacaattttatttgattgacaataaaaaaaggtGAAATATGTATATGATTTTAAGTAATCGTTAACGTAATTAATATACACAattacatttttcgaaaatgtcgattttgatatttttttattgttagtttAATTTATCGGTCTTGGAACCAACAACGAATTAGTTATAAGGTAAGTCACGAAGTTAGACTCCCCGCTACACAGGTAAACTGATCTCTTTACCACTGACGGAGAGCGTGCCGAGACGCACCCGcttaattattggaaataaaaccTTGggattttttgttcatttgtttaaattcaaattaatgttagatcaaataatttgtatcaaaaaacGTTTCCGTCAGAGCCAAAGGTTTATCTCAAATAGACCCGTACCCAAGTGATAATCTGTCAAAATGGCTGTCGTATTGAATAGATTAAGCATTACTTTATTGAATATAGATAATTGGGAACTTCTGCATACCCATCCAGTATAATTTACGTAATTGTAGAccaagttattttttctttgctaTTATATGTTTTTGCCAATTTAATAAACGATTTAGATGTCAGGATATTTAACTGTATTTACAGGATTTAATTGTTTAtagttgaatttcaaaatttcaaaggacaattttctgttatataattatatgaaCTGATTTTTGgccaattttgtattttgtccAGTGCAGTTCAAGTTGTGAGAGGCTCTTGTTCGATCCACGTGTGATGATAATTTGTGTCATGATAATAAATTGGCATAACAATTAATATTAGTGTAATATTGTGAGAAACAAATCATCCTAGTAACATAAAACCTAACAAATAATATCTTAATACCATATTATTCTCTATGTTTGTTTAGGCAATGGACATGATGCGGGCGCACCGAATGCTAACCGATGTAGTATTAGAAGTAGGAAAGGATCTATTTTATGCGCATAAAGTTGTCCTGGCGGCTGCAAGCCCCTACTTCAAGGCCATGTTCACGGGGGGTCTCAAAGAATGTGATATGGATAGAGTTAAATTGCAGGGTGTTTCGGGTGCCTCATTATCTAGGCTAATACATTTTATGTATACTGGAAAAATTAGGGTTTCTGAAAATACAGTATGTCAACTATTGCCTGCTGCTACCATGCTGCAAGTatgtattttgattaattttgtagGAAATTCAAATATACTTGACCCCTTCTTATCATATTGTATTaactttcttatttatttacactcttccTATTCTTGaggttaattaataaacactgtctcttacgttcttaatttacactacacttaactaacttatcaCTAACACTTCACCTAGTTCAtaagaaacaatgtaaacaaatcgtctgttgtaataaaaacaaacatcagaCGAATTCCGGTAATATCAAACGTGCCGCGCCTctgccgaattttagaattccactacaaccggacaggaccggctccagGACCTATATCGAAACAATGTAGTTTGCTTAATAACAATCGATTTTCCAATTTCAGGTTCCTAATGTCATCCAAGCTTGTTGTGATTTTTTAGAACGTCAATTGGATCCTAGTAATGCCATTGGTATAGCAACTTTTGCCGAGCAGTACGGATGTATCGATTTATGTCGAAAGGCCAATCAGTATATAGAACAAAATTTTAGCCaggtaatatttttaaaattccattatacCTCATACAGATTGCACTCAAGTTAATGTATCATGTATCTCAGTTTTTCTTGATGTACTACTTTGCAAAGTTTAGCTTGAAAGTCTTATATAGACAACTAAGTTTCGCTCAGAGGAAATAGACAAGAATTTTTGTCATATCCACCTACAGGAATACAGAAACTACCACAAACAGGAAATCATTATCCGGCCCAATAGTCGAGATGTTATTAGacctctaagctccaatatcataaaatccaaactagTTTGGTAATTTCCGGACGAGTTAAAAGAGATACGCAATGGATTCGGGGACACCCCAGGACAAACGCTTCATAGGACCTTAACTCGTTTGTTAAGCTacagaataatggaaaaagtaTTGGAAAAGGAGATAGAAAGGGGTAAAACCAATTACTGGGACAATCTACAGAGGCTCAGACTCTCCTGGGAAACTacaaccagagaagatctgctgaatgtaccAGCTTAAATACTAATAGGAATCTTGTCGGGACACTCTTGCTTTAACGGACATCTGAAGATGCAAGACACCTGGaagtgtatgaaatagaaaacgaagatctctggaagttacagccatcccacattctgaactttctaagaggagtgggattaatagatcagctgtaaacacgcAGCAAGCTTTAACTGCTCTTGTAGGTATAAGGTCTCGATGAAAACAAGTTCTTCAGTTGCCTCCTGAAAAATCCTATAAATTGTAGTGAATAATTGTTCTTATTCGTGGGgataattaataaacactgtctctcacgttcttaatttatttaaatactatacactacacttgACTAACTTTAATAATCTATTTGAAATCTTCGATTACTTTTctaattcgttctgttcacGACTATTTATTAGAAACTGAACTAAGCTACGGTACACAAACTCCTTATATTTCAAAAGTTctagaaaaattaatgaaacaaaacaaataaataaatagaccttccttattcaaaagaaacaatgtaaataaaccgcttgttataacaattgatataaaaaaaagatcaaaTGAATTCCGGGTATTTTATCAAATGCGgcattcgccaaattttaaaattctactATATCCAAGCAGGACCGGCTCCAGGGCGGAGATGTGTTCGttatatactattatttttctatttcagatATCCCACGAGGaagaatttttacaattaaGTACGCTTcaagtaataaatttaataaaaaaagatgaattaAATGTACAAGACGAAAAAGAAGTTTATAATGCAGTTTTAAAATGGGTTAGGTACGACGAAGAGCATAGACACAAAAAGATGGAACTTATTTTGAACGCTGTACGATGCCAATTTTTACCGCCGAAATTTTTAAATGACCAAATGACAAATTGCGAGGTTATCAAGAAAACCCCAGCCTGTAAAGAATATTTAGCCAGAATATTTAAGGTGAGTTAGTGAAAAACTTCACCGGAATGCCTAGAAAATGtggtatttttaaaagttttatttcttaattatagtccggtcaatttagacattcgaaattacataaattcccaccaatctgaaaattagtgaaaattgcttaaaatataattgaaaatgaaatttgaaaccTGCCCATCATTatcgtgtatggaaaaaattttattcaaggtcaaaggtctaaaaaattgttttttcgtcattttttgcgaaacggtaagttttatcataaaaatacttcatacaaaaattgtagatcataaaattatctacaaaaaatcaacttttctcCTACTAGTCagcgtttctgagatataacgattcaaaaagttgtaatcgtCGTAATAAGCACACGTTTCCACACTACCTATGAGTTAGTGTACAAGGTGGCGCAAAAAGAAACGCATAAATTTCAAAACAGTATAATTTGCTTTATTTAGATTATCCAATATATGACTTTATTCATTGGAGCCTAATAGAGCGGCGAGGACTTTGAAGCACCGACGCCCTAATTCTGTCGACATTTTGTGGACTTCGCGCCGTACGAGGACGACCTAACGACTTCTGCTTCATAACCGATTGTGCAAAAAGAGGCACCCAACGAAGTGTGGTTCATTAGCGAAAACGCGATGCGCCATTACGTCCCCTCCGCTCCTATTACTCAACCCAAATTCATGCGTTCTTTTTTCGCCACCATTTACTTAGCGCGTTTCTTTAACATGGTTTGCACGGATCTGTTGTGGtcatgtttaatttgaaaatattgtaaaataatggaaattagcaGAGATTGAAAAGACATGCGATACAACGCTACTGACGTAATTTACTTGCACtcaaaatgaagaagaagaagttactACTCGAAGGAttaaatttcacaactttttttttttaatttaaatcctAGCACAAATTAAAAGCGCTCCGTAGCGTGGCATCCGCTCCAGATCGTATTGAGTATGTGGCGTCTGTATCACCAAACGATTTTGAAAGGTGCAAAAATTGTGTGAAACATTCTCAATCACTCGTTGGAAACATCTCCACGACGCTGTGAGCAAAcgcgtcttcagagactgaaggccgagtttactttcagtctccgaagacgataacttggttaacgaaacgcgcgtcatacagtgtaattgtgtgtgtTGGTGGCTACATCTACTgtatagattatgtactttttgaagcaactaccgtcatctctaggtcaggctaggtacttctgggagcATCCTCGTATATATGATGGAATGATTCACTTTTACTTAGTAGATTGGTCAGTAGTTCGAGTGGATTAAGTTAGAACGTTAGAAAGGAGAGTGtcatttctataaattaataacttttataaGAGAGACCGAAGCGATTTAGATgaattgcaaaaaaaaaattgtgattcgTTGTTCGTGAATTTTTAGGCGAGTGTTGCCAATACGTAATCGGTTAATGACAGCCATATATCGTCTAGATAAATCAAACTGGATTTATTAACTTCCAACGACTTTGCCAGGTGTTACGATTTGGTTTTTTCATGTATCGTTTTACATCTCTAGAAATGTAAAGCTTATTAAATGTTTCTTTAATCTAGAGTTCTTGCCTCTATCTATCATCAGGTTTCACAATTGTGCTATTACCATGTATTTTATaggagggccgttttttttcaaactccgatcgctccgtgcagaagCTACGCGGAcagaagaaagcgggcatgcgctgtagctctagcactacacactccgtccttgttgacattcagggtcagtcggcgttgtgctacagccacgtaaacatgttcGCCaatattgatgctcccgccaagtgtggaGTGTGATTCGTTTTGTACAGGatgaaggccatagtgctgcagaaatccatcgaaggatgagtcgtgtgtatgagGAAAACTTGATGAGTTATGGTGTCGTGCGTGAATGATGTCGACGACGCAAATCtatcgtttcagatgacctggttcaacgagtttacagaatggttaaagaaaaccgtaGATTCCCCATTACTCCTTTGTCTACgaaatttccagaagttttaaGGTCTTGATTGTACATGAATTCATTGGCGACAACTTTTTTTGAAGAGGTTggaaaaaaacggccctcgtattacatatttttattttctaacatatgaaatttctttttaaaacttttagaCAGAACCTTTTCGCAAAAAGTAATTGCTTTTGATTTTCGTAGGATTTAACTTTGCATGTACGAACTGGTGTGAAAGAACGATGTCCGAATATTCCTCGAGTGATATATGTGGCAGGAGGATATTTTCGACAATCTCTTGATATCTTAGAAGGTTACAATGTTGACGAAAAAGTATGGTATAAACTTTCCAGATTAACAGTACCCCGGTCTGGTTTAGGAGGCGCTTTCTT from Diorhabda sublineata isolate icDioSubl1.1 chromosome 5, icDioSubl1.1, whole genome shotgun sequence encodes the following:
- the LOC130444759 gene encoding kelch-like ECH-associated protein 1B isoform X1 translates to MKLRKESDSDKEGEIMDGEDDCFNSYCSRASQRSNGGSTDFGEMSFMIVDYLKEAMKAMDMMRAHRMLTDVVLEVGKDLFYAHKVVLAAASPYFKAMFTGGLKECDMDRVKLQGVSGASLSRLIHFMYTGKIRVSENTVCQLLPAATMLQVPNVIQACCDFLERQLDPSNAIGIATFAEQYGCIDLCRKANQYIEQNFSQISHEEEFLQLSTLQVINLIKKDELNVQDEKEVYNAVLKWVRYDEEHRHKKMELILNAVRCQFLPPKFLNDQMTNCEVIKKTPACKEYLARIFKDLTLHVRTGVKERCPNIPRVIYVAGGYFRQSLDILEGYNVDEKVWYKLSRLTVPRSGLGGAFLKGNFYAVGGRNNSPGNSYDSDWVDKYNPIKDHWRPCSPMSSPRNRVGVAVMDGLLYAVGGSEGLKYHSSVECYDPDTDRWINVKHMHYKRLAVGVAVVNRLLYAIGGYDGVERHRSAECYHPENNEWTMISPMNIPRSGAGVAAINQFIFVIGGYDGKNQLNSVERYDTERDVWETVCPMKVSRSALSVTVLDCKIYALGGYDGTNFLTNVEIYDPARDVWETGEPLTSGRSGHASAVCYQPCIPDSCIILTQTNQQCPSSSSKR
- the LOC130444759 gene encoding kelch-like ECH-associated protein 1 isoform X2, translating into MDGEDDCFNSYCSRASQRSNGGSTDFGEMSFMIVDYLKEAMKAMDMMRAHRMLTDVVLEVGKDLFYAHKVVLAAASPYFKAMFTGGLKECDMDRVKLQGVSGASLSRLIHFMYTGKIRVSENTVCQLLPAATMLQVPNVIQACCDFLERQLDPSNAIGIATFAEQYGCIDLCRKANQYIEQNFSQISHEEEFLQLSTLQVINLIKKDELNVQDEKEVYNAVLKWVRYDEEHRHKKMELILNAVRCQFLPPKFLNDQMTNCEVIKKTPACKEYLARIFKDLTLHVRTGVKERCPNIPRVIYVAGGYFRQSLDILEGYNVDEKVWYKLSRLTVPRSGLGGAFLKGNFYAVGGRNNSPGNSYDSDWVDKYNPIKDHWRPCSPMSSPRNRVGVAVMDGLLYAVGGSEGLKYHSSVECYDPDTDRWINVKHMHYKRLAVGVAVVNRLLYAIGGYDGVERHRSAECYHPENNEWTMISPMNIPRSGAGVAAINQFIFVIGGYDGKNQLNSVERYDTERDVWETVCPMKVSRSALSVTVLDCKIYALGGYDGTNFLTNVEIYDPARDVWETGEPLTSGRSGHASAVCYQPCIPDSCIILTQTNQQCPSSSSKR